The proteins below come from a single Parageobacillus toebii NBRC 107807 genomic window:
- a CDS encoding bifunctional ADP-dependent NAD(P)H-hydrate dehydratase/NAD(P)H-hydrate epimerase, translating to MHIVTAAEMYEIDRDTVEQIGISADSLMENAGQALFHVLRERIPRSARVAVLAGTGNNGGDGFVVARMLKSCGYDVDLWLIPPKEKIKGAAKTALTIYERSRYDIKEYIGNEQYFAEQVRHYDVIIDALLGIGIQGAVRSPYKEIIELVNRSNAIVYAVDIPSGTPADGGEVETAVRADITVTIQCPKLGAYTFPTADYYGELLLVDIGIPPIAVKRNAAPRFVWKEDDVIRTLPKRNRSSHKGTHGKLLVVGGSRSMTGAITLTAKAALRSGAGLLTMAVPDDIYSVVANRVPEAMYYPCPARDGAFSGAVDVSALDIDAIAIGPGLGRTDGVRNLVSAIVQQEVPIVIDADALFFWNEYAALIRERKAATVVTPHPGEMARMLDLSINEVESDRFGVSKRLATEYGIYVVLKGPYTIVTTPDGSQYVNTTGNPALAKGGSGDVLTGIVSAFLLQHHSAQEAISNAVWVHGKAADMLVERGHSQWDVLAGDLIEAIPAVLSYVQEKQ from the coding sequence ATGCATATCGTTACAGCCGCAGAGATGTATGAAATCGACCGCGACACGGTTGAACAAATCGGCATTAGCGCCGATTCCTTGATGGAAAACGCCGGGCAGGCGCTGTTTCATGTGCTGCGCGAACGCATTCCCCGTTCGGCACGGGTAGCGGTGCTAGCGGGAACAGGCAACAACGGCGGTGACGGATTTGTTGTTGCAAGAATGTTGAAAAGCTGCGGATATGACGTGGATTTATGGCTTATTCCGCCGAAAGAAAAGATCAAAGGTGCAGCAAAGACAGCGCTGACTATTTATGAGCGTTCGAGATATGACATCAAAGAATATATCGGAAATGAACAATACTTTGCCGAACAGGTTCGTCATTATGATGTAATCATTGATGCGCTTCTTGGGATCGGCATTCAGGGAGCCGTCCGTTCTCCGTACAAAGAGATTATCGAACTTGTCAATCGTTCTAACGCAATCGTCTATGCCGTTGATATTCCGAGTGGAACTCCAGCGGATGGGGGAGAGGTCGAAACTGCCGTTCGCGCTGATATCACGGTTACGATTCAATGTCCAAAACTAGGGGCGTATACGTTCCCTACAGCAGACTATTACGGCGAACTGCTCCTTGTCGATATCGGCATTCCACCGATTGCCGTGAAGCGGAATGCTGCTCCTCGTTTTGTCTGGAAAGAGGACGATGTCATACGGACATTGCCAAAACGAAACCGGTCGTCCCATAAAGGAACGCATGGAAAGTTGTTGGTTGTTGGCGGTTCTCGCTCGATGACAGGTGCGATTACGTTAACGGCAAAAGCCGCACTGCGAAGCGGTGCGGGATTATTGACAATGGCAGTGCCGGATGACATTTATTCCGTTGTCGCCAATCGCGTTCCGGAAGCGATGTACTATCCGTGCCCGGCGCGAGACGGAGCGTTTTCCGGCGCCGTGGATGTATCGGCGCTCGATATCGACGCGATCGCGATTGGCCCGGGGCTTGGCCGTACGGATGGCGTCCGCAACCTTGTTTCCGCCATCGTGCAGCAGGAAGTGCCGATTGTTATCGATGCCGACGCCCTCTTTTTCTGGAACGAGTACGCCGCGCTAATTCGTGAACGAAAAGCGGCAACAGTGGTCACCCCGCATCCCGGGGAAATGGCGCGCATGCTTGATCTGTCTATCAATGAAGTCGAAAGCGATCGGTTTGGCGTTTCAAAACGGCTGGCAACCGAGTACGGCATCTACGTCGTGTTGAAAGGACCTTATACGATTGTGACAACGCCAGACGGCTCGCAATACGTCAACACAACCGGAAATCCCGCCTTGGCAAAAGGCGGAAGCGGCGATGTGTTGACAGGGATCGTTTCCGCGTTTCTCCTGCAGCATCATTCTGCGCAAGAAGCCATTAGCAACGCCGTCTGGGTTCATGGAAAAGCCGCCGATATGCTTGTAGAACGCGGCCATTCACAATGGGACGTGCTTGCTGGCGATTTGATTGAAGCAATTCCAGCGGTGCTTTCGTATGTGCAGGAAAAACAATAG
- a CDS encoding SOS response-associated peptidase, which produces MCGRFSLTVGIEQLQSLFGFGYSENIAPRFNIAPSQQVLTVMEEDGVRIGKMMKWGLVPSWANDPKIGWKMINARAETIDEKASFRRALKRRRCLILADGFYEWKKEGEKKIPYRFTLQNEQPFAFAGLWETWDKHGEMLYTCTIITTKANELVGTIHDRMPAILPQEWHDAWLDKKLEDTDYIKSLLQPYPAEEMKMYEVSTIVNSPKNDVADCIKPVNGGET; this is translated from the coding sequence ATGTGTGGACGATTTTCATTAACAGTTGGAATCGAGCAATTGCAATCGCTTTTTGGTTTTGGCTATAGCGAAAACATCGCTCCTCGTTTTAACATTGCTCCAAGCCAACAGGTGCTAACCGTTATGGAAGAGGATGGAGTGCGAATTGGGAAGATGATGAAGTGGGGGCTCGTGCCGTCTTGGGCGAACGATCCGAAAATCGGCTGGAAGATGATCAACGCCAGGGCGGAAACCATCGATGAAAAAGCGAGCTTTCGCCGTGCGCTCAAGCGGCGGCGCTGTTTGATTTTAGCGGACGGATTTTATGAATGGAAAAAAGAAGGAGAGAAAAAAATTCCATATCGCTTTACATTGCAAAACGAACAGCCATTTGCGTTTGCAGGTTTGTGGGAGACATGGGACAAACATGGTGAAATGCTGTATACGTGTACGATTATTACAACAAAAGCGAACGAATTGGTAGGTACGATTCATGATCGCATGCCCGCGATTTTGCCGCAAGAGTGGCATGACGCATGGCTAGACAAGAAGTTAGAGGATACTGATTATATCAAATCGCTATTGCAGCCGTATCCTGCCGAAGAGATGAAAATGTACGAAGTGTCAACGATCGTTAATTCTCCGAAAAACGATGTCGCTGATTGCATAAAGCCAGTAAATGGGGGAGAAACATGA
- a CDS encoding PLP-dependent aminotransferase family protein: MELQPILDPTNGTPLYMQLYTYIKEEITNGHLQKGSKLPSIRVLSQHLGISKNTVETAYQQLLAEGYIESKPRVGFMVQELEEPLAPQGSQIDVLPEAPKSTPIRYNFRYGHIDLDHFPMKTWRKCLLAAIDAERSELLWYGDRQGDIGLRKEIQRYLYHARGIRCSAEQIIIGSGTPQLIGVLCQLFDLRHDAVALENPCYNVIRTMFQNHHFSIIPIDLEEDGLNIDQLQTTNAKVVYVTPSHQLPLGMVLPIGKRQKLLKWAKQSNGFIIEDDYDSEFRYGSKPIPALKALDTQDHVIYVGTFSKVFTPAIRTSYMVLPQHLLERFHERCSNYHQTVATIVQKALARFMREGHFERHVRRMRTIYAKKRQALIEAIRKYFGDQATIIGDKAGLHLLVKIKGKDTIELVQKAEQAGILVYSAAKYWFGNNGTPPPYLLLGFGGMSEADIRAGIRELKRVWEI, from the coding sequence GTGGAATTGCAGCCCATTCTCGATCCAACAAACGGCACACCGCTTTACATGCAGCTGTATACGTACATAAAAGAGGAAATCACAAACGGCCATCTTCAAAAAGGAAGCAAGCTCCCATCGATTCGCGTGCTTTCCCAACACCTAGGCATCAGCAAAAATACCGTCGAAACCGCCTACCAGCAGCTTCTTGCCGAAGGATATATCGAAAGCAAACCTCGCGTAGGATTTATGGTGCAAGAACTAGAAGAACCTCTCGCACCGCAGGGTTCCCAAATCGATGTTCTGCCGGAGGCTCCGAAAAGCACGCCAATTCGCTACAATTTTCGCTACGGTCATATTGACCTTGACCATTTTCCGATGAAAACATGGCGAAAATGTCTTCTCGCGGCGATCGATGCGGAGCGAAGCGAATTATTATGGTATGGCGACCGCCAAGGAGATATCGGCTTGCGCAAAGAAATCCAACGCTACTTGTATCACGCGCGCGGCATTCGCTGTTCGGCCGAACAAATTATTATCGGCTCTGGCACGCCGCAACTGATTGGCGTCTTATGCCAGCTGTTTGACCTTCGGCACGATGCGGTCGCTTTAGAAAACCCTTGTTATAATGTCATTCGCACCATGTTTCAAAACCACCATTTTTCCATTATCCCGATCGATCTGGAAGAAGATGGTCTGAATATCGACCAGCTGCAAACAACCAACGCGAAAGTCGTTTATGTCACTCCTTCGCATCAATTGCCGCTCGGAATGGTATTGCCGATCGGCAAGCGGCAAAAGCTGCTAAAATGGGCGAAGCAATCTAACGGATTTATAATTGAAGACGATTATGATAGCGAATTCCGCTACGGGAGCAAACCGATCCCTGCATTAAAAGCGCTCGATACACAAGACCATGTCATTTATGTCGGCACGTTTTCAAAGGTGTTCACCCCTGCCATCCGCACAAGTTATATGGTGCTACCGCAACATTTGTTAGAGCGGTTTCATGAACGCTGCTCCAACTACCATCAGACCGTCGCTACGATCGTCCAAAAAGCTCTCGCCCGATTTATGCGTGAAGGCCATTTTGAACGCCATGTCCGCCGCATGCGCACCATCTACGCAAAAAAGCGGCAGGCGCTTATCGAAGCGATTCGCAAATACTTCGGTGATCAAGCAACGATCATCGGCGACAAAGCGGGGCTTCATCTTCTTGTAAAAATAAAAGGCAAGGACACCATCGAACTTGTGCAAAAAGCAGAACAAGCAGGCATTCTCGTCTATTCCGCAGCGAAATATTGGTTTGGGAACAACGGAACGCCGCCTCCGTATCTTTTGCTCGGCTTTGGAGGAATGAGCGAGGCGGACATCCGAGCTGGAATTCGCGAACTAAAACGAGTATGGGAGATTTGA
- a CDS encoding pyridoxamine 5'-phosphate oxidase family protein has product MRRDMLECKDEQKINRFLQEALTGFLGLTDGGEPYVVPLNFVWWNGCIYVHGAEEGRKIDIIHRNPRVCFTVSEHIGTMVHPVPAKTSTAYMSVMIFGTAEIVSDLKEATRALDQLLGKYVPGYFDRPLSEKHVSSYRSSAGSATVVIKIVPDLITAKEKPLEKERKFYKGRTVRDDIGRVF; this is encoded by the coding sequence ATGAGAAGGGATATGTTGGAATGCAAAGATGAACAAAAAATCAACCGGTTTTTGCAGGAAGCGTTGACCGGATTTTTAGGTTTGACAGACGGTGGTGAGCCATATGTCGTACCGCTTAATTTCGTATGGTGGAACGGCTGCATCTACGTGCATGGAGCGGAAGAAGGGAGAAAAATCGATATAATCCATCGCAATCCGCGCGTTTGTTTTACCGTTAGTGAACATATCGGGACAATGGTGCATCCCGTTCCAGCAAAAACGAGCACCGCTTATATGAGTGTGATGATATTTGGAACAGCGGAGATCGTTTCTGATCTAAAGGAGGCGACACGAGCGCTCGACCAGTTGCTTGGCAAATATGTGCCGGGCTATTTTGACCGACCGCTTTCCGAGAAGCATGTATCATCATACCGCTCATCGGCAGGAAGCGCGACTGTTGTCATCAAAATCGTTCCTGACCTTATTACTGCGAAAGAAAAACCGTTAGAGAAAGAGCGAAAGTTTTATAAAGGACGAACTGTGCGGGATGATATCGGCAGGGTTTTTTGA
- a CDS encoding thiol-disulfide oxidoreductase DCC family protein, whose translation MNPIVLFDDICSLCNASVQFIIVRDPHAVFRFASLQSETGAALREKFGVPEVDSLVLLEDGRYYMKSSAALRICRRLAGAWKLFYIFWLVPKPLRDYVYDFVAKHRYEWFGKRDHCLMPTPDIRARFLDDD comes from the coding sequence ATGAATCCGATTGTATTGTTTGATGACATTTGCTCGCTGTGCAATGCAAGCGTGCAGTTTATTATCGTGCGTGATCCACATGCCGTATTTCGCTTTGCTTCTTTGCAAAGTGAAACAGGAGCGGCGCTGCGGGAAAAGTTTGGTGTTCCCGAGGTGGACAGTCTCGTGTTGCTCGAAGATGGCCGCTATTATATGAAATCAAGTGCCGCTCTCCGCATTTGCCGGCGGCTTGCCGGCGCTTGGAAACTGTTTTATATATTTTGGCTTGTTCCAAAGCCGCTGCGCGATTATGTATATGATTTTGTCGCCAAGCATCGGTATGAATGGTTCGGAAAGCGCGATCATTGCCTGATGCCCACTCCCGACATCCGCGCGCGGTTTCTCGATGATGATTGA
- a CDS encoding biotin-dependent carboxyltransferase family protein, with protein MSTIQVIHSGFFTTVQDGGRFGYQKAGVSVGGVMDSFASRIANLLVENDANEATLEITMNGSTLRFETDALIAICGGVFRCALNGKPISMWKPLVIRRGDVLSIGACQNGYRAYIAFAGGLNIPIVMNSRSTHVQAHIGGFHGRALQPGDVLSLRSKTITIPKNPIRWGIAFSARNYIKGKRKMIRVVKGPEYHMFTEQSRERFFSSVYEVTTQSDRMGYRLQGQALERMTNQEMVSEAVTFGTIQVPKNGQPIVLMADCQTTGGYPRIAQVIRIDLPILAQARPGDHIQFQKVSWQEAQRLYIEREQEIKKWKMIIRQKWREIGYAR; from the coding sequence ATGAGCACGATTCAAGTAATACATAGCGGATTTTTCACAACCGTGCAGGACGGAGGACGCTTCGGATATCAAAAAGCCGGTGTATCCGTTGGAGGAGTGATGGATTCGTTTGCGAGCCGGATTGCGAATTTGCTTGTCGAAAATGACGCGAATGAGGCGACATTAGAAATTACGATGAACGGCTCGACGCTTCGCTTTGAAACGGATGCGCTCATTGCGATTTGCGGCGGCGTGTTTCGCTGTGCATTAAACGGCAAACCAATATCGATGTGGAAGCCGCTTGTCATTCGGCGCGGTGATGTGTTATCGATCGGGGCGTGTCAAAACGGCTATCGTGCATATATCGCGTTTGCGGGCGGGCTTAACATTCCGATTGTGATGAACAGCCGTTCTACCCATGTACAAGCGCACATCGGCGGTTTTCATGGAAGAGCGCTGCAGCCGGGGGATGTATTGTCCCTGCGATCCAAGACGATAACGATTCCAAAAAATCCTATTCGTTGGGGGATTGCGTTTTCTGCGAGAAATTACATAAAAGGGAAAAGAAAAATGATACGTGTCGTGAAAGGCCCGGAATATCACATGTTTACCGAGCAAAGCCGAGAGCGATTTTTTTCTTCCGTGTATGAAGTGACGACGCAATCGGACCGCATGGGCTACCGCCTGCAAGGACAAGCGCTTGAGCGCATGACGAATCAAGAAATGGTTTCGGAAGCGGTCACGTTTGGAACAATTCAAGTTCCAAAAAACGGCCAGCCGATTGTGCTCATGGCGGATTGCCAAACGACAGGCGGGTATCCGCGCATCGCTCAAGTGATTCGCATCGATCTTCCGATTTTAGCGCAGGCGCGCCCAGGCGATCATATTCAATTTCAAAAAGTATCGTGGCAAGAAGCACAACGGTTATATATCGAACGAGAGCAAGAAATAAAAAAATGGAAAATGATCATTCGTCAAAAATGGAGGGAAATCGGCTATGCGCGTTGA
- a CDS encoding DUF2294 domain-containing protein — MPVSKGEMEDQISRALTQWEKEYLGRGSVAVKTDIVRNIILIQLKGILTPAEKNLASTKDGLLSIKRIRADLIESGSDQLKKMISEITGKDIISMHTDISTRTGERVIVFLLNENLEEELRK, encoded by the coding sequence ATGCCAGTATCAAAAGGAGAAATGGAAGATCAAATTAGCCGCGCGCTTACGCAATGGGAAAAAGAATATTTAGGACGGGGGTCCGTTGCTGTTAAGACCGATATCGTTCGTAACATTATTCTCATTCAATTAAAAGGAATTTTAACGCCAGCGGAAAAAAACTTAGCAAGCACGAAGGATGGATTATTGTCAATCAAGCGCATTCGCGCGGATTTAATTGAATCGGGCAGCGACCAGCTAAAAAAAATGATTTCAGAAATTACCGGAAAAGACATCATCAGCATGCACACCGACATCAGCACCCGTACCGGGGAGCGAGTGATTGTTTTTTTATTAAACGAGAATTTAGAGGAAGAGCTGAGGAAATAA
- the pxpA gene encoding 5-oxoprolinase subunit PxpA — protein MRVDLNCDFGESFGIYRLGEEKEILQYVTSVNVACGFHAGDPLVMRKTVQMALEQKVAIGAHPGFPDLLGFGRRNIAVTPEEVYAYVVYQIGALAAFVKAEGGKMTHVKPHGALYNMAAKDAALAEAIAKAVYDVDPTLILYGLAGSELIRAGKKIGLRTASEVFADRTYQQDGSLTPRSDPRALIVDEQEAVLQVLAMVKEKRVRSLQGIDVPIEAETICIHGDGKKAVLFAKRLYEALQKEGVDVCSIK, from the coding sequence ATGCGCGTTGATTTGAATTGCGATTTTGGCGAAAGCTTTGGAATATATCGCCTCGGCGAGGAAAAAGAGATTTTGCAGTATGTCACATCGGTCAATGTCGCTTGCGGCTTTCATGCCGGAGATCCGCTTGTGATGCGGAAAACGGTGCAGATGGCATTAGAGCAAAAAGTCGCGATCGGCGCGCATCCAGGGTTTCCGGATTTGCTTGGATTTGGCCGGCGCAACATCGCGGTAACTCCAGAAGAAGTGTATGCGTATGTTGTTTATCAAATTGGGGCGCTCGCTGCGTTTGTGAAAGCGGAAGGAGGGAAGATGACGCACGTCAAGCCGCACGGCGCGCTTTATAACATGGCGGCGAAAGACGCAGCGCTGGCCGAGGCGATCGCCAAAGCGGTGTACGATGTCGATCCAACCTTAATTCTGTACGGACTTGCCGGAAGCGAGCTGATTCGCGCAGGAAAGAAAATCGGCTTGCGGACGGCAAGTGAGGTATTTGCCGATCGAACGTACCAACAAGATGGTTCATTGACACCAAGAAGCGACCCGCGCGCATTGATTGTTGATGAACAGGAAGCGGTTCTTCAGGTGCTTGCCATGGTGAAAGAAAAACGCGTCCGCTCTTTGCAAGGCATCGATGTTCCGATTGAAGCGGAGACGATTTGCATTCACGGGGACGGCAAGAAAGCGGTGCTGTTTGCGAAGCGGTTATATGAGGCGCTGCAGAAGGAAGGCGTGGATGTTTGTTCTATAAAATGA
- a CDS encoding MFS transporter, translated as MTYIQKGSAEYIKASLALFFGGFVTFAILYTTQPLLPIFAKEFHVSAASASLTVSASTGTLAVMMLIAASLSDRIGKKNMMMMSMLLTSMLAMAMAFSPNFLSLVLARTFLGMTAAGIPSLAMAYVAEEFHPAGIGKVMGLYISGTSIGGMAGRIVTGVLTDLFSWRTALFSIGAISLLLSMIFAFILPTPRHSIKKPLNGKAALQAYAVHLRNKPLMALIALGFLFMGGFVTLYNYIGFLLSEPPYSFSQSVLGFLFIVYIFGSFSSVYMGRKADLHGHALVLSISVALTVLGAVVTLVPSIVVNIIGLSLFTFGFFGCHSIASTWIGERANVNKAQASSLYLLFYYLGSSLAGTAGGYFWTHFHWLGVITFIVALLLLSFPLIGYAQKQLE; from the coding sequence TTGACGTACATCCAAAAAGGCAGCGCCGAATACATAAAAGCAAGTTTGGCGCTATTTTTCGGGGGATTTGTCACCTTTGCGATTTTATACACGACGCAGCCGCTGTTGCCGATTTTCGCAAAAGAGTTTCATGTTTCTGCGGCGTCCGCCAGCTTAACGGTTTCCGCGTCTACCGGAACGTTGGCGGTAATGATGCTCATAGCGGCCAGTTTATCCGACCGCATCGGCAAAAAGAATATGATGATGATGTCCATGCTGTTGACATCGATGCTGGCAATGGCCATGGCGTTTAGCCCTAATTTTCTTTCCCTTGTCCTTGCGCGCACGTTTCTTGGCATGACAGCTGCGGGCATCCCGTCACTGGCCATGGCTTACGTCGCTGAGGAATTTCATCCGGCTGGGATTGGAAAAGTGATGGGTCTCTATATTAGTGGAACGAGCATCGGCGGTATGGCTGGACGTATTGTAACAGGCGTGCTGACCGATTTGTTTTCGTGGCGGACGGCGCTATTTTCCATTGGAGCAATTTCTCTTCTATTAAGCATGATTTTTGCTTTCATTCTCCCGACGCCTCGACATTCAATAAAAAAACCGCTCAATGGCAAAGCCGCACTGCAGGCGTATGCCGTTCATTTGCGCAATAAACCGCTAATGGCTCTCATTGCACTTGGCTTTTTATTTATGGGCGGATTTGTGACGCTGTATAACTATATCGGCTTTTTATTGAGCGAACCGCCATATTCGTTCAGCCAGTCCGTACTTGGATTTCTGTTTATCGTGTACATATTCGGCAGCTTTAGCTCGGTTTATATGGGAAGAAAAGCCGATTTACACGGCCATGCGCTGGTGTTAAGCATTTCGGTGGCATTGACCGTGCTCGGTGCGGTCGTTACGCTCGTTCCGTCTATTGTTGTCAACATCATCGGGCTTTCGTTATTTACCTTTGGCTTTTTCGGCTGCCATTCCATCGCGAGCACCTGGATTGGCGAACGTGCAAACGTAAATAAAGCGCAAGCCTCTTCTCTTTATCTCTTATTCTATTATTTAGGCTCCAGCCTCGCTGGCACAGCCGGCGGCTATTTTTGGACCCATTTTCATTGGCTTGGCGTCATCACATTTATCGTGGCTTTATTGCTATTAAGCTTTCCACTTATTGGCTATGCTCAAAAGCAGCTCGAGTAA
- the pxpB gene encoding 5-oxoprolinase subunit PxpB, whose protein sequence is MDYTMFPLSEYAVTIRFSTKVDEAVNDYVHRVAAFLEQQNKDGIFDIVPTFSSVTVYYDPLVAGSCEEICEWLRTELERVEQVKAPPSRTVVIPVCYGGEFGPDLQEVARFHGITEEEVISIHSRGSYRVYMIGFAPGFAYLGGLSPEIATPRRSTPRTLVPAGSVGIAGSQTGIYPLATPGGWQIIGRTPLALFRPHDPEPSLLRAGDIVQFRPITEEQYRMWENEHDSSNT, encoded by the coding sequence ATGGATTATACGATGTTTCCATTAAGTGAATATGCGGTGACGATTCGTTTTTCGACGAAAGTAGATGAAGCGGTGAATGACTACGTTCATCGTGTCGCTGCTTTTTTGGAACAACAGAACAAAGACGGGATTTTTGATATTGTCCCAACGTTTTCATCGGTGACGGTGTATTACGATCCGCTTGTCGCCGGAAGCTGTGAGGAAATATGCGAGTGGCTGCGAACAGAGCTTGAGCGGGTTGAACAGGTGAAAGCGCCGCCATCACGAACCGTTGTCATTCCCGTCTGTTACGGTGGAGAGTTTGGCCCGGATTTACAAGAAGTCGCCCGTTTTCACGGGATCACCGAAGAAGAAGTGATCTCTATACATTCACGGGGAAGTTACCGCGTGTATATGATTGGCTTTGCTCCCGGCTTTGCGTATTTAGGCGGGTTGTCTCCCGAGATTGCGACTCCGCGCCGCTCTACCCCAAGAACGCTTGTGCCAGCCGGTTCGGTCGGCATCGCCGGCAGCCAGACAGGGATTTATCCGCTGGCGACTCCAGGAGGATGGCAAATTATCGGAAGAACGCCGCTTGCTTTGTTCCGGCCGCATGATCCGGAGCCGAGTTTGCTTCGTGCAGGAGATATCGTACAATTTCGTCCAATTACCGAAGAACAGTATAGGATGTGGGAGAATGAGCACGATTCAAGTAATACATAG
- a CDS encoding HIT family protein — protein MVDCLGCRIAHGLEPTYIIYDDELVTCVLDIDPFNEGHMLILPKQHIRELEEMDEELSLHVMKTSQLCANVLKQRYGADGITICQNGGVFNDLGHYHMHVIPRFIGDGFTWSESQFDTGEKQRLAETAANLKIYFHRVLGKS, from the coding sequence ATGGTGGATTGTTTAGGATGCCGGATTGCGCATGGATTAGAACCAACATATATCATATATGATGATGAGCTAGTCACTTGTGTGCTCGATATTGATCCATTCAACGAAGGGCATATGCTTATTTTACCTAAGCAACATATTCGGGAATTGGAGGAAATGGATGAGGAGCTATCGCTGCATGTGATGAAAACATCGCAATTATGTGCAAACGTGCTAAAACAACGGTATGGGGCGGACGGCATTACCATTTGCCAAAATGGCGGTGTGTTTAACGATTTGGGGCATTATCATATGCATGTTATTCCTCGATTTATCGGGGACGGATTTACATGGAGCGAGTCGCAGTTCGATACAGGAGAGAAGCAGCGGCTTGCCGAAACAGCCGCTAATCTGAAAATCTATTTTCATCGCGTTTTAGGAAAGTCCTAA